In the genome of bacterium, the window TATATGCGGGTCTGACCGGGAGCCGATGTGGGCGCTACCGATGATGACCGGGGGTTCCACCGGCTTTAAAGGGGGAGAGAGATGCAGAAGCTGGTGAACGCCAGCGCGATTGGCGTCCTCGCAACGGCAGTCTTAGTGGTCGTGCTCGCTTGGGTCGGAGTTGCTGTGGCGCAGCCGGCGGGTTCAGACCTGAGCGGTCACTGGATAATGACGATCACGGTGACGCAGGGGAACTCTGTGGATCAGGCGCGGTTAGGCCAAGGCGGCGATTTGTCCTGCGGCCAGAGCGGGACCCTCATGACGTGCTGGAGCCGAGACGGCAATATCCTCTTGGGGGGCGCGCGTGATGGCGCTGCGGTTCAGATGAAAGGGAGATGGGAACCAGAGGGAATACGCATCACGCTTACCGGGGAATCAGAGGTCATTCGCATGACGCTCGACGGGCGACTCGTCAATCCGACCCTGATGCAGGGTTACTTCGACGCGGACATTACTGTGGGGTTGGGCGATTACAAGGCGTCTGGGGAATGGAGGGCCATGAAGGCTGGCAACTAGCGTCGCTAACTCCAGGTCTCTTTAGCCACAGACTGAACCCGCTTCATCTGCTCGAACTGAACGCGCATCGCCATCGGCGTCACGCCGAACTCGTCCGCGAGCCGCTTGACCCGGTCCTCGAGGCTCAACTCCCCCTTGACTGGGCGTTCTTGCGAGATCGCGAACCATCGCTTCCGCACCTCGAAGAACGGCATCAGCAACTCCGCCGCGAATGCGCGGGCTTCGCGTTCATACAGGAGACGACGTTCCTCAAGCAGTCCCATCGTGGGCTTGCCGGGCTGAGTGCTCTCCACAAGCCGGTGGTCCAGCAGGACGTGGCCGAGTTCCTCGGCGAGAGCCCACCGTCGTTCCTGTTGCGAGGAGAACCGATGGCGCCGGTTGAGGATGATCGTTCGCCGGCCGGCAACATCGCCGATGGTCCCGCGGACCCCGTCGACAAGGACGCGCTCGACAACGGGCACACCCGCGAGGTCGATGATCGCCTGCACGTCCACAGGCGGCTTCTGGCGGGTGAGCGTGAGCAAGCCGCGGGCCCGGTCACGGGCAAGATCGTAGCGTATCTCGCGGCTCTCTGAAGAGGTCCGCATCCTCTGATAGGTTAGCAAGCGGTCGTGGCGCTGTCCGGCGTAGCGTGACCGTCCCTCGCGAAGACCGTCTGAGTCTCCAACCGCGCCATCCAGATCCAAGGGGACTTCTGGGATCGCGACATGGTGCTCTTGGCCGGAATAAAGCCGGTTTCGTGAAGAGTTTGATCAGGAGAGAGATCAATCACCAACCATCGTAAAGTGAGGTACTAACCGGTGCTGCAGACCGCGGGTAAGCATCTTAACCGAATCGAAGTTCAGCAAGGAACGGGCGTGAAGAGGAAGCTGGAAGCCAAGATCGCGCTCGTGACTGGGGGAACCACCGGCATTGGACTGGCGACGGCGAAGCTCTTTCACGCGGAAGGAGCGCGCGTGATCATAACGGGAAAGAACCGGGCGACTCTCGAGGTCGCGCGCGCGACCTTGCGCGGGATCGCCGAGGTTGTATCGTCCGACTCTGGAGACGCAGCAGAGATCGAAGACCTTTTCGCCCACGTGGCCAAGGAACACGGCGCGCTCGACGTGCTGTTTCTGAACGCGGGAATAGCTAGTTTTGGCACCATCGCGGCGATGG includes:
- a CDS encoding ImmA/IrrE family metallo-endopeptidase, with product MRTSSESREIRYDLARDRARGLLTLTRQKPPVDVQAIIDLAGVPVVERVLVDGVRGTIGDVAGRRTIILNRRHRFSSQQERRWALAEELGHVLLDHRLVESTQPGKPTMGLLEERRLLYEREARAFAAELLMPFFEVRKRWFAISQERPVKGELSLEDRVKRLADEFGVTPMAMRVQFEQMKRVQSVAKETWS